Proteins from one Bacteroidota bacterium genomic window:
- a CDS encoding uroporphyrinogen decarboxylase family protein: MTHQQWNDLLAVIKGEKPSVTPIGFIIDSPWLPGWNNISSLQYYSSDTLWFEANKKAIETFPEVMFLPGFWSEYGMCTEPSAFGSKLVFNKLNLPHAGKIITDISQVSSLQKPNVNTDGLLPFAIQRLETCQSMMQQCGHEIKFAVARGPLNIASFLMGTTEFMMAMMMNPEETHQLLKIITEFTIDWLQLQKETFPSIDGIFILDDIVGFVGEPECKEFVVPYLTPIFHAFENKVRFFHNDAQGLVSTPFLQEIGVNLFNFSFEHPVNEIRGLAGPEIALLGNLPPRDVLATGTPEQIATATEQMWNDVQDKSRMIWSCGGGMPQNVPTENIRAFIEVI; the protein is encoded by the coding sequence ATGACACATCAGCAATGGAATGATTTACTGGCTGTAATAAAGGGAGAGAAACCTTCTGTTACTCCAATAGGATTTATTATTGACAGTCCCTGGTTGCCGGGATGGAACAATATTTCCAGCCTTCAATATTATAGTTCGGATACTTTATGGTTTGAAGCCAACAAAAAGGCGATTGAAACCTTTCCTGAAGTCATGTTTTTGCCGGGTTTCTGGTCGGAATACGGCATGTGTACCGAGCCCTCGGCTTTTGGCTCAAAGCTTGTTTTCAACAAGCTTAACCTTCCCCATGCCGGTAAGATAATTACTGATATTTCGCAGGTTTCTTCACTGCAAAAACCTAATGTTAACACTGATGGTTTGTTGCCCTTCGCCATCCAGCGGCTGGAAACCTGTCAATCCATGATGCAGCAATGTGGCCATGAAATCAAATTTGCCGTTGCCCGCGGTCCATTGAACATTGCCTCATTTTTGATGGGGACTACGGAATTTATGATGGCTATGATGATGAATCCCGAGGAGACCCATCAGCTTTTAAAGATCATTACTGAGTTTACCATCGACTGGCTGCAGCTTCAGAAAGAGACGTTCCCTTCAATTGACGGCATTTTCATATTGGATGATATTGTCGGTTTTGTAGGTGAGCCGGAGTGTAAGGAATTTGTAGTGCCTTATTTAACTCCGATTTTCCATGCGTTTGAAAATAAAGTCAGGTTTTTTCATAATGATGCACAGGGACTGGTGAGTACGCCGTTTTTACAGGAGATAGGAGTGAACCTCTTCAATTTCAGTTTTGAACATCCCGTCAATGAGATCCGGGGGCTGGCCGGGCCGGAGATCGCATTACTGGGCAATTTACCGCCAAGGGATGTACTGGCTACCGGCACGCCGGAACAGATTGCAACGGCGACTGAGCAAATGTGGAATGATGTTCAGGATAAAAGCAGGATGATCTGGTCCTGTGGCGGCGGAATGCCCCAGAATGTGCCAACTGAGAACATCCGGGCTTTTATTGAGGTTATT
- a CDS encoding vitamin B12 dependent-methionine synthase activation domain-containing protein encodes MNPITTFSYNFQDLSLTRENVGNAMGYENENIPEPFPALIDESLSMAEKLCAIEGGFKYFEQVKFDQNQKIVKIDSIPFYVHKIIFNQLRKSENAVLFLCTAGPGISNYSKRQMADGDMITGYILDVIGSLIVESAMDKIQQELETALSCKGLHISNRFSPGYCGWDVAEQHKLFSLLPEKFCGVQLSESALMYPIKSVSGVIGIGTSIKKHNYACGLCDQDFCIYRNRKKQTTIHHS; translated from the coding sequence ATGAATCCGATTACAACATTTTCTTACAATTTTCAGGATTTAAGCCTGACACGGGAAAATGTAGGAAATGCAATGGGGTACGAAAACGAAAACATTCCGGAACCATTTCCTGCGTTAATTGACGAATCCCTTTCTATGGCTGAAAAGCTGTGTGCCATTGAAGGAGGTTTCAAATATTTCGAGCAGGTAAAATTCGATCAAAACCAGAAAATAGTCAAGATAGATTCCATTCCTTTTTATGTACATAAAATAATATTCAACCAGTTAAGAAAATCAGAAAACGCAGTCCTTTTCCTCTGTACAGCCGGTCCGGGAATAAGCAATTATTCTAAAAGACAAATGGCCGACGGTGATATGATAACAGGTTATATTTTGGATGTAATCGGCTCACTGATTGTAGAATCAGCTATGGATAAGATTCAGCAGGAATTGGAAACTGCACTTTCATGCAAAGGATTGCACATCTCAAATCGCTTCAGCCCAGGATATTGCGGATGGGATGTTGCTGAACAACATAAATTATTTTCCCTTCTCCCGGAAAAATTCTGCGGAGTACAACTTTCAGAAAGCGCCCTGATGTATCCTATAAAAAGTGTCAGCGGAGTTATCGGGATTGGAACTTCGATTAAAAAGCATAATTATGCCTGCGGCCTGTGCGACCAGGATTTTTGTATATACCGTAATCGTAAAAAACAAACAACAATTCATCATTCATAA